One genomic window of Desulfuromonas sp. AOP6 includes the following:
- the nifJ gene encoding pyruvate:ferredoxin (flavodoxin) oxidoreductase, whose translation MNRKTACFDGCSAAAHVAHATNEVIAIYPITPSSGMGEISDAKSAAGEKNIWGTVPKVVEMQSEGGAAGAVHGALQAGALTTTFTASQGLLLMIPNMYKIAGELTPTVFHVSARALAAQGLSIFGDHSDVMACRQTGWAMFCSNNVQEVMDFALIAQAATLRARIPFLHYFDGFRTSHEVQKVEELSPDDMRFMIDDELVFEHRRRALSPDAPKLRGTAQNPDVYFQGRETVNTFYDAVPAILQAEMDKFAGRTGRQYKLVEYVGVPDAERVLVVMGSGADTVEELVNHLVARGEKVGLLKIRLYLPFPTEAFARALPSAVSKIAVLDRTKEPGSIGEPLYQAIRTAVGEAMEQKMVHLSRYPTIVGGRFGLGSKEFTPAMAKAVFDNLSLDEPRNKFVVGIEDDVTGNSLKYDPAFKVPRNVYSAMFFGLGSDGTVGANKNSIKIIGETTDNNVQAYFVYDSKKAGTVTTSHLRFGKEKIASPYLINSADFVACHMFSFLEKYDMLKNAKEGAIFLLNSPYGKEEVWAQLPVEVQQQIIAKKLKFFVIDGVHLGEKIGLGPRINVIMQTAFFKISNIIPLDQAVREIKDAIDKSYAKAGQKVLDMNKQAVDQALEHVYEVAVPDGADSVLTMKIGLSGDLPEFVRKTVGTITAGLGDTLPVSAMPCDGTFPTGTARYEKRNIATSIPVWDKELCIQCGICSFVCPHATIRMKIVEEGVLKGAPATFKSVDAKGKDMAGKKFVLQVAPEDCTGCGACVYNCPAKNREDANLRAINMAEQLPLRETEAKNWDFFLSLPETDSSLVNRTSLKGSQLLYPMFEFSGACAGCGETPFLKLISQLFGDRMYIANATGCSSIYGGNLPTTPWSPRADGRGPTWSNSLFEDNAEFGFGMRLTVDKFAEYARELLQRVTACDCSACGGSLELFNSILSADQGTQEGIEAQRERVLQLKKIMADCTSAEAGQLVSLADFLVKKSVWSIGGDGWAYDIGYGGLDHVLASGENVNLLVMDTEVYSNTGGQASKATPLGAVAQFAAGGKPMSKKDLGMMAMTYGNIYVAQISLANPAQAVKAIIEAEAYDGPSLIIAYSHCIAHGIRMDSAIDGCKDAVNSGHWPLYRFNPDLAREGKNPLQLDSKEPTIRFEDFATKQNRFTVLKSINPEASEVLMAKANMETAKRFKMYRAMADLQFEEEGR comes from the coding sequence ATGAACAGGAAAACTGCATGCTTTGATGGCTGTTCAGCTGCCGCCCATGTTGCTCACGCGACCAACGAAGTGATCGCCATTTACCCCATCACCCCCTCGTCCGGTATGGGAGAGATCTCGGATGCCAAGAGCGCTGCCGGAGAAAAGAACATCTGGGGTACCGTTCCCAAGGTGGTCGAGATGCAGTCCGAGGGTGGGGCCGCCGGCGCTGTACACGGCGCTCTTCAGGCTGGAGCCCTGACCACCACCTTTACGGCCTCTCAGGGGCTGTTGCTGATGATTCCCAACATGTACAAGATTGCCGGGGAACTCACCCCCACGGTCTTCCATGTGTCGGCCCGAGCCCTGGCGGCCCAGGGACTTTCCATCTTCGGGGATCACTCGGACGTCATGGCCTGTCGCCAGACCGGCTGGGCCATGTTCTGTTCCAACAATGTCCAGGAGGTCATGGACTTCGCGCTGATTGCCCAGGCCGCGACCCTGCGTGCGCGCATCCCCTTCCTGCATTACTTCGACGGATTCCGCACCTCGCACGAGGTACAGAAGGTCGAGGAACTCAGCCCCGACGACATGCGCTTCATGATCGATGACGAGCTGGTTTTCGAGCACCGTCGTCGCGCCCTTTCGCCGGACGCGCCAAAGCTTCGCGGAACGGCCCAGAACCCCGATGTCTATTTTCAGGGTCGTGAGACCGTGAACACATTCTACGATGCGGTTCCAGCCATCCTGCAGGCGGAGATGGACAAGTTCGCAGGGCGCACCGGCCGTCAGTACAAGCTGGTCGAGTATGTCGGCGTGCCTGATGCTGAGCGTGTTCTGGTGGTTATGGGTTCCGGTGCCGACACGGTGGAAGAGCTCGTCAACCATCTGGTGGCACGGGGTGAGAAGGTCGGTCTGCTCAAGATTCGCCTTTATCTGCCGTTTCCGACCGAAGCCTTCGCCAGAGCGCTTCCCTCCGCGGTGAGCAAGATCGCCGTCCTGGATCGCACCAAGGAGCCCGGATCTATCGGTGAGCCTCTCTATCAGGCCATCCGTACAGCCGTGGGCGAAGCTATGGAGCAGAAGATGGTCCATCTCTCCCGTTATCCCACCATTGTGGGCGGCCGTTTCGGTCTGGGTTCCAAGGAGTTCACGCCGGCCATGGCCAAGGCCGTTTTCGACAACCTGAGCCTGGATGAGCCCCGCAACAAGTTCGTTGTGGGGATCGAGGATGACGTGACCGGCAACAGCCTCAAGTACGATCCTGCTTTCAAGGTACCCCGCAATGTCTACAGCGCCATGTTCTTCGGACTCGGCAGTGACGGCACCGTCGGTGCCAATAAGAACTCCATAAAAATCATCGGCGAGACCACCGATAACAACGTTCAGGCCTATTTCGTCTACGATTCCAAGAAGGCCGGCACCGTCACCACCTCCCATCTGCGCTTCGGCAAGGAGAAGATCGCCTCACCCTACCTGATTAACAGTGCCGATTTTGTGGCCTGCCACATGTTCAGTTTTCTTGAGAAATACGACATGCTCAAGAACGCCAAGGAAGGGGCTATTTTCCTGCTCAACAGCCCCTATGGCAAAGAGGAGGTCTGGGCGCAGCTGCCTGTCGAGGTGCAGCAGCAGATTATCGCCAAAAAGCTCAAGTTTTTCGTTATTGACGGTGTGCATCTGGGAGAGAAAATCGGGCTGGGACCCCGCATCAATGTCATCATGCAGACTGCTTTTTTTAAGATATCCAACATCATCCCCCTGGATCAGGCGGTCCGTGAGATCAAGGATGCCATCGACAAGTCCTATGCCAAAGCAGGACAGAAGGTTCTGGACATGAACAAGCAGGCCGTCGACCAGGCCCTTGAGCATGTCTACGAAGTCGCGGTACCCGACGGCGCTGACAGCGTCCTGACCATGAAGATCGGCCTCAGCGGAGACCTGCCCGAGTTCGTCCGCAAGACGGTGGGGACCATCACTGCCGGTTTGGGGGATACTCTGCCTGTATCCGCCATGCCGTGCGACGGCACCTTTCCCACGGGAACGGCCAGATACGAAAAGCGCAATATCGCGACCAGCATCCCTGTGTGGGATAAAGAACTCTGCATCCAGTGCGGTATCTGCTCCTTTGTCTGTCCTCACGCCACCATCCGGATGAAGATTGTAGAAGAAGGAGTTCTCAAGGGCGCTCCGGCGACCTTCAAGAGCGTCGACGCCAAGGGCAAGGACATGGCCGGCAAGAAGTTCGTGCTGCAGGTCGCACCTGAAGACTGCACCGGCTGCGGCGCCTGCGTCTATAATTGCCCTGCAAAAAACAGGGAAGACGCCAATCTCAGGGCCATCAACATGGCCGAACAGTTGCCGCTGCGTGAGACGGAAGCCAAGAACTGGGATTTTTTCCTCAGCCTGCCCGAGACAGATAGCTCATTGGTCAATCGCACGAGCCTCAAAGGCAGCCAGCTGCTCTATCCCATGTTCGAATTCTCCGGGGCCTGTGCCGGCTGCGGCGAAACGCCTTTTCTCAAGCTGATTTCCCAGCTCTTCGGAGATCGCATGTACATCGCCAATGCGACCGGATGTTCCTCCATCTACGGTGGCAATCTGCCGACTACCCCCTGGAGTCCCCGCGCAGACGGCCGCGGTCCTACCTGGAGCAACAGCCTCTTTGAGGATAACGCCGAGTTCGGTTTTGGCATGCGCCTGACGGTGGATAAGTTCGCCGAATATGCCCGAGAACTGCTGCAGCGGGTAACCGCCTGTGACTGCAGCGCCTGCGGGGGGAGCCTTGAACTTTTCAATTCCATCCTGAGCGCTGATCAGGGCACGCAGGAAGGGATCGAGGCGCAGCGGGAGCGCGTGCTCCAGCTCAAGAAAATCATGGCCGACTGTACCAGTGCGGAGGCCGGACAACTGGTTTCCTTGGCCGATTTTCTGGTCAAAAAGTCCGTGTGGTCCATTGGTGGCGACGGCTGGGCGTATGACATCGGCTACGGAGGACTCGATCACGTTCTCGCCTCCGGAGAGAATGTGAATCTCCTCGTCATGGACACCGAGGTCTACTCCAATACGGGCGGTCAGGCCTCCAAGGCGACGCCGCTCGGAGCCGTCGCCCAGTTTGCTGCCGGTGGGAAACCGATGTCCAAGAAGGACCTGGGTATGATGGCCATGACCTATGGCAACATCTATGTCGCCCAGATATCCCTGGCGAATCCCGCACAGGCGGTCAAGGCCATTATTGAGGCCGAAGCCTACGATGGACCTTCGCTGATCATTGCCTATAGCCATTGTATTGCGCACGGTATCCGAATGGACAGCGCTATCGACGGTTGCAAGGATGCGGTTAATTCAGGTCACTGGCCACTTTATCGCTTCAATCCTGACCTGGCCCGCGAAGGAAAAAATCCCCTTCAGCTGGATAGTAAGGAGCCGACCATCCGCTTTGAGGATTTTGCTACGAAGCAGAATCGTTTCACTGTGCTGAAGAGCATCAACCCGGAGGCCTCCGAGGTGTTGATGGCAAAAGCAAACATGGAAACAGCCAAGCGATTCAAAATGTACAGAGCCATGGCCGACCTGCAGTTTGAAGAGGAGGGGAGGTAA
- a CDS encoding HEAT repeat domain-containing protein produces MRKKVLLKALQDPEEVVRQAASQALEKVETSWSLSRITAMLKEGNRGQQVQAIIALERVDSPQIFPLLLAALKNPDADIRAAAVQVLGNKAHPKTLGALVKHLKDPHPAVRVHSAVALGNFADARLVPYLVACLQDADEELVVNAARSLGKIGFPQAEEPLASSVADSRAVVRAAALLALADLKTV; encoded by the coding sequence TTGAGAAAGAAAGTGCTGCTGAAGGCTCTGCAAGACCCTGAGGAGGTCGTGCGTCAAGCCGCGTCGCAGGCCCTGGAAAAGGTCGAGACTTCCTGGTCTCTCTCCCGCATTACCGCTATGCTCAAGGAAGGGAACCGGGGGCAGCAGGTTCAGGCCATCATCGCTCTTGAGCGTGTCGACAGCCCGCAGATCTTTCCCCTGCTCCTGGCTGCCCTCAAAAATCCTGACGCCGATATCCGCGCTGCTGCTGTGCAGGTACTGGGCAACAAGGCTCACCCCAAAACCTTGGGCGCCCTGGTCAAACACCTCAAAGACCCTCATCCGGCGGTACGGGTCCACTCCGCTGTCGCCTTGGGGAACTTCGCCGATGCGCGTCTGGTCCCTTACCTGGTGGCCTGTCTTCAGGATGCCGATGAAGAACTGGTGGTCAACGCGGCACGCTCCCTTGGAAAAATCGGATTCCCGCAGGCGGAAGAACCTCTGGCTTCCTCCGTTGCCGACAGCCGTGCCGTGGTGCGGGCGGCTGCACTCCTGGCACTCGCCGATCTGAAGACCGTGTAA
- a CDS encoding HD domain-containing phosphohydrolase — MQTSHKEILQRISRTFQGMRLYSPAHPTIRKQAQDLLAALAGLFLHKPRLKLGLLDDTLFFDDELFAYPSPAEEDVANLLRTLEVEGLEFISGLGADEFLSFLDVIRQGETKGEELESALLKKGVHHIRPTSVEKTDDDEFARKPRKVYDRALRVMEDIFHDVRLGKIPSSEEAMQAVKGMVEVTLSDPHALFALSLIKDYDNYTFTHSVNVSVISLAVGRACGLSAEELRVIGLGGMLHDLGKLKVDVGIITKPGRLTQGEFEQIKKHPRDGADILQQMKDIPPEVVDIALCHHLQYDRKGYPADNRGKLLSPMVDMAAIADAYDAITTLRSYQRPVTPRQAIKLLRDNAGTRLHPQFVERFIQALGPYPVGSLVRLQNNEIGLVTAVGGASRSATRLKILFASEGSKLDPPRLFCPDSADELSIVGEVDPFSKGIEIADYLD; from the coding sequence ATGCAGACGAGTCACAAAGAAATCCTTCAGCGAATTTCGCGAACGTTCCAGGGGATGCGCCTTTACTCGCCGGCGCATCCGACCATCCGCAAACAGGCCCAGGACCTCCTGGCCGCGCTGGCAGGACTCTTTCTCCACAAGCCCCGCCTGAAACTGGGACTTCTGGACGACACCCTCTTCTTTGACGACGAACTCTTTGCCTACCCTTCTCCTGCCGAAGAAGATGTGGCCAATCTGCTGCGCACCCTGGAGGTGGAAGGTCTGGAATTCATCTCCGGACTTGGGGCCGATGAATTTCTTTCCTTTCTCGATGTCATCCGCCAGGGAGAGACCAAAGGAGAAGAACTGGAATCGGCCCTGCTCAAAAAAGGGGTTCATCACATCCGCCCCACCTCCGTTGAAAAGACGGACGATGACGAATTTGCCCGCAAACCCCGCAAGGTCTACGACCGGGCCCTGCGCGTCATGGAAGATATCTTTCATGATGTGCGCCTGGGCAAAATCCCGTCTTCGGAAGAGGCGATGCAGGCGGTTAAAGGCATGGTCGAAGTCACCCTGTCCGATCCCCACGCCCTTTTCGCCCTCTCCCTCATCAAGGACTACGACAACTACACCTTCACCCATTCAGTCAATGTCTCGGTCATCAGTTTAGCGGTCGGCCGCGCCTGCGGCCTTTCGGCAGAAGAACTGCGCGTTATCGGCCTGGGCGGCATGCTGCACGATTTGGGCAAACTCAAGGTGGACGTCGGCATCATCACCAAGCCCGGCCGACTGACCCAGGGGGAATTCGAACAGATCAAAAAGCATCCCCGCGATGGCGCCGACATCCTGCAGCAGATGAAGGATATCCCCCCGGAGGTCGTCGATATCGCCCTGTGCCACCATCTCCAGTATGACCGCAAGGGTTACCCCGCTGACAACCGCGGCAAGCTCTTGTCCCCCATGGTGGACATGGCGGCCATCGCCGATGCCTACGACGCCATCACCACCCTGCGCTCCTACCAGCGACCGGTGACGCCGCGCCAGGCCATCAAGCTGCTGCGGGATAATGCCGGCACCAGGCTGCACCCCCAGTTTGTCGAACGTTTCATCCAGGCCCTGGGACCCTATCCCGTCGGCAGTCTCGTTCGTCTGCAGAACAATGAGATCGGCCTGGTCACTGCCGTCGGCGGCGCCTCCCGCTCCGCCACCCGGCTGAAAATTCTCTTTGCCTCCGAAGGCAGCAAGCTCGACCCACCTCGGCTCTTCTGTCCGGATTCCGCTGACGAACTGAGTATCGTCGGCGAGGTGGACCCTTTCAGCAAGGGCATCGAAATCGCCGACTATCTGGATTGA
- a CDS encoding HEAT repeat domain-containing protein translates to MDIPQPKPILLENALRALARIIKAAGFYPPGHPALKAQILEGLKAWRPLLTEGNLTFSVRKDHFVVDEARVGKEAAFLPQLATAFFARRVQRVLVLPDFSDRDLLGLARALAIRPELIAQKGGIEELLLQARVMTLWFNELQLDRIVKRKQEAEKVFATDPGKSGDTAAWDEPLLEEATEQAEEKPKELREMEELLRNLQQQGIPDDRYRLLLQELPPKLRRILTDEGRYLVIEALALLLTHAQSERLSVARRQAAHQALDALGMEDVLNYLVDLLCLPLTTRQEQDAIITILLFYGTRVVTRIMDRLCSEKGGQARRCLTELLSRQGAEAIPILNSYLSDERWYVKRNVVFILGEIRHPSAVPALTPLLNHEDVRVGREAIRSLSRIGGPEALDILLQVAEDEDPDLRRLAFLSLGAMKEPAAVPFLLRVVQSQDFLVKKLDEKKEAIRALGEIAAPESWPHLLELLHRRKFWKRARYNELRAAAAAALASFPVPEVIGALEETTEDPAQQVARAAVQSLKQIRKG, encoded by the coding sequence ATGGACATCCCCCAGCCCAAACCCATTCTCCTGGAAAACGCCCTCCGAGCCCTGGCCCGGATCATCAAAGCGGCCGGCTTCTATCCTCCCGGGCACCCGGCGCTCAAGGCTCAGATCCTGGAAGGATTGAAAGCCTGGCGCCCCCTGCTGACAGAGGGCAACCTGACCTTTTCCGTGCGCAAAGACCATTTCGTCGTCGATGAAGCACGGGTCGGCAAAGAGGCGGCTTTTCTTCCGCAGTTAGCCACGGCGTTTTTCGCCCGTCGCGTCCAGCGAGTACTCGTGCTGCCGGACTTCTCAGACCGCGACCTGCTGGGACTGGCCCGCGCTCTGGCGATTCGCCCCGAGCTGATCGCGCAGAAAGGCGGCATCGAGGAATTGCTCCTGCAGGCGCGGGTGATGACTCTCTGGTTCAACGAACTGCAGCTCGACCGCATCGTCAAACGCAAACAGGAGGCGGAAAAGGTCTTTGCCACCGATCCGGGGAAAAGCGGCGACACAGCCGCATGGGACGAACCTCTGCTCGAGGAAGCCACCGAGCAGGCCGAAGAAAAGCCCAAGGAACTGCGCGAAATGGAGGAACTGCTGCGCAATCTTCAGCAGCAGGGTATCCCTGATGATCGCTACCGTCTTCTGCTGCAGGAGCTTCCGCCCAAACTCCGCCGGATTCTCACTGACGAAGGGCGCTACCTGGTCATCGAGGCTCTCGCCCTGCTCCTGACCCACGCACAGTCGGAACGGCTTTCCGTCGCACGCAGGCAAGCGGCTCACCAGGCCCTGGACGCGCTGGGGATGGAAGACGTGTTGAATTATCTCGTCGATCTGCTCTGCCTGCCTTTGACCACGCGCCAGGAACAGGACGCCATCATCACCATTCTGCTGTTTTACGGCACCCGGGTTGTCACCCGCATCATGGACCGGCTCTGCTCCGAAAAGGGGGGCCAGGCCAGGCGTTGTCTAACCGAACTCCTATCCCGGCAGGGAGCGGAGGCCATCCCCATCCTGAATTCCTATCTCAGCGATGAGCGCTGGTATGTCAAGCGCAATGTCGTCTTTATTCTGGGCGAGATCCGCCACCCCTCCGCCGTCCCCGCCCTTACCCCTCTACTCAATCACGAGGATGTGCGCGTTGGCCGTGAAGCGATCCGTTCCCTTTCCCGTATCGGCGGTCCCGAGGCACTGGACATCCTGCTGCAGGTGGCCGAGGACGAGGACCCGGATCTGCGCCGTCTGGCCTTTCTCTCTCTCGGGGCCATGAAAGAACCAGCGGCCGTGCCTTTTCTTCTGCGAGTGGTCCAGTCGCAAGATTTTCTGGTCAAAAAACTGGACGAAAAGAAAGAGGCCATCCGCGCTCTGGGAGAGATTGCCGCCCCTGAGTCCTGGCCTCATCTTCTGGAATTGCTGCATCGCAGAAAGTTCTGGAAACGGGCCCGCTACAATGAGTTGCGTGCCGCCGCGGCGGCTGCTCTAGCCAGCTTTCCCGTTCCGGAAGTCATCGGCGCCCTTGAGGAGACCACCGAAGATCCGGCGCAGCAGGTCGCCCGGGCGGCAGTCCAGTCGCTCAAGCAAATCAGAAAAGGCTGA
- a CDS encoding hydrolase — MDIIKKLWLKKDGTVLVIVDVQERLVPAMEEHIRQQVINNIRTLAEAARIIDLPVLATEQYPKGLGATVSELASYAETPIIEKSSFSCCGEENFLNALERKKARQILLVGMEAHVCVFQTLLDLQGRGYQVHLVRDAICSRHKTDFLTALESARLAGSTVTTTEMALFQLLLKAGTAEFKAVSALIKNR; from the coding sequence ATGGACATAATCAAAAAACTCTGGCTTAAAAAAGACGGCACGGTTCTGGTCATTGTCGACGTGCAGGAGCGGCTGGTGCCGGCCATGGAGGAACATATCCGTCAGCAGGTGATCAACAACATCCGCACCCTGGCTGAAGCCGCCCGCATTATTGACCTGCCCGTGCTGGCCACGGAACAGTACCCGAAAGGGCTGGGCGCTACCGTGTCTGAGCTGGCCTCCTATGCCGAAACGCCGATCATCGAGAAAAGCAGTTTCAGCTGCTGTGGAGAAGAGAACTTTCTTAACGCCCTGGAAAGAAAAAAAGCGCGGCAGATTCTGCTGGTGGGCATGGAAGCCCACGTCTGCGTCTTTCAGACCCTGCTCGACCTGCAGGGCCGAGGCTATCAGGTGCACCTGGTACGGGACGCCATCTGCTCCCGACATAAAACGGATTTCCTCACTGCTCTCGAGAGTGCCCGGCTGGCCGGTTCGACTGTAACGACTACCGAAATGGCCCTTTTTCAACTCCTGCTCAAGGCGGGAACAGCGGAATTCAAGGCGGTATCGGCGTTGATCAAAAATCGTTGA
- a CDS encoding long-chain fatty acid--CoA ligase: MTKTLPQILLDKAARRGDQEALRRKEDGQYVGISWKTLARQVRLCGRGLIGLGLQPGDRVAIMAPNCPEWVYADLGAMACGALSVPVYHTEGIDTVLYILQNSSSRVLFLYSLYIAEELAERLDEVPHLEKIIVIGDELDHPRFTSLASFLKESEKTAESLLDERLEKGKPDEAATIVYTSGTTGPPKGVLLTHNNFLSNIEECCKRFDISEKDMCLSFLPLSHVFERMAGYYFMLYQGAVIAYAEGIDSVPANLVEVAPTVAISVPRLYEKMFARVMDRVVSGPWLKKQMFFSALNSGRKLVRQEQAGQSPSALLQGAVALARKVVFAPIKKHLGGRLRFFVSGGAPLTENVAEFFLAAGIPIYEGYGLTETSPVIACNYPDALRLGTVGRPLSDVEVRLGEDDEILVRGPNVFSGYWNLPDETREAFSDGWFKTGDIGKLDADGFLSITDRKKDLLVTAGGENVAPQMLEGLFKTDKYLSNAMVYGDRKPYLTALLVPNFENLEKYARYKNIDFLTPCDLVNHPKILNLIRRRLDGLQENLASFQRVKRFTLLSRDFSKEEDEITPTLKIKRKVVAKNFNKILEGMYIAKDKGIHDAGFCIVENLTDAEKDD, encoded by the coding sequence ATGACCAAAACCCTACCTCAAATCCTGCTGGATAAAGCGGCCCGCCGCGGCGACCAGGAAGCTCTGCGCCGCAAAGAAGACGGTCAGTACGTGGGTATTTCGTGGAAAACCCTTGCCCGGCAGGTCCGTCTCTGCGGCCGCGGCCTCATCGGCCTGGGCCTGCAACCTGGAGACCGGGTGGCCATCATGGCCCCCAACTGCCCCGAATGGGTCTACGCCGACCTGGGGGCCATGGCGTGCGGAGCCCTCTCCGTTCCCGTCTATCATACGGAAGGGATCGATACCGTCCTCTACATCCTGCAGAATTCTTCCAGCCGCGTCCTTTTTCTCTATTCCCTCTATATCGCCGAGGAACTGGCTGAAAGACTCGACGAGGTGCCTCATCTGGAGAAAATCATCGTCATCGGTGACGAACTGGACCACCCCCGCTTCACCTCGCTGGCATCCTTCCTCAAAGAATCGGAGAAAACGGCAGAGAGCCTCTTGGATGAGCGCCTGGAAAAAGGCAAACCCGACGAGGCGGCCACCATCGTCTACACATCGGGGACCACCGGCCCGCCCAAAGGGGTGCTGCTGACTCACAACAACTTTTTGTCCAATATCGAGGAGTGCTGCAAACGTTTCGACATCAGCGAAAAGGATATGTGCCTCTCCTTTCTGCCTCTCTCCCATGTCTTCGAACGCATGGCGGGTTATTATTTCATGCTCTACCAGGGAGCCGTCATCGCCTACGCCGAAGGGATCGATTCCGTACCGGCCAACCTGGTAGAGGTGGCGCCCACTGTGGCCATCAGTGTTCCCCGCCTGTATGAGAAAATGTTTGCCCGGGTCATGGATCGGGTCGTCTCCGGCCCCTGGCTCAAAAAGCAGATGTTTTTCAGCGCCCTGAATTCCGGCCGCAAACTGGTACGCCAGGAGCAGGCCGGACAGAGCCCATCCGCCCTGCTGCAAGGCGCCGTTGCCCTGGCGCGCAAAGTGGTGTTTGCGCCCATAAAAAAACACCTGGGTGGCCGCCTGCGATTTTTCGTTTCCGGCGGCGCTCCCCTGACGGAAAACGTGGCCGAATTCTTTCTCGCAGCCGGCATCCCCATCTACGAAGGCTACGGCCTGACCGAGACCTCGCCCGTCATCGCCTGCAACTACCCCGATGCCCTGCGTCTTGGCACCGTGGGACGTCCCCTCAGCGACGTCGAGGTCCGTCTGGGCGAAGACGACGAGATCCTGGTACGCGGCCCCAACGTGTTCTCGGGCTACTGGAATCTGCCGGATGAGACCCGCGAAGCCTTTAGCGACGGCTGGTTCAAAACCGGCGACATCGGCAAGCTCGATGCCGATGGTTTCCTCTCCATTACCGACCGCAAAAAGGACCTGCTGGTGACGGCAGGCGGTGAGAATGTCGCCCCCCAGATGCTCGAAGGCCTCTTCAAAACGGACAAATATCTCTCCAATGCCATGGTTTACGGAGACCGCAAGCCTTATCTTACCGCCCTGCTGGTGCCCAACTTCGAAAACCTGGAGAAATACGCCCGCTACAAGAATATCGACTTTCTGACCCCCTGCGATCTCGTCAACCACCCGAAGATTCTCAACCTCATCCGTCGGCGCCTCGATGGGCTGCAGGAAAATCTGGCCTCCTTCCAGCGGGTCAAACGCTTCACCCTCCTCTCCAGGGATTTCAGCAAAGAAGAGGATGAAATCACCCCCACCCTCAAGATAAAGCGAAAAGTGGTGGCGAAAAACTTTAACAAAATCCTGGAAGGCATGTATATTGCCAAGGATAAAGGCATCCATGATGCCGGTTTCTGTATTGTCGAAAACCTCACCGACGCGGAGAAGGATGACTGA
- the coaE gene encoding dephospho-CoA kinase (Dephospho-CoA kinase (CoaE) performs the final step in coenzyme A biosynthesis.) encodes MVVGVTGGIATGKSAVVEQFRQLGAAVISADELAREVVRPGEKTLARLVERFGKDILQADGTLDRKELGRLIFADPEARQDLNRITHPAIACLAAARIASLQRQGALLIIYEAPLLFEAGADSRVDRIVVVTAPAEVQRQRLMARDGLDEQAAQTRIEAQMPLADKVKRADFVVDNAGSVDALAAKVRALYGRLLELARNRSAGPPETAG; translated from the coding sequence ATGGTCGTCGGAGTTACGGGCGGAATCGCCACAGGAAAAAGTGCTGTTGTCGAGCAGTTTCGCCAACTGGGGGCGGCGGTTATCAGCGCGGACGAACTGGCGCGGGAGGTCGTGCGGCCAGGGGAGAAGACCCTGGCCCGTCTGGTGGAACGTTTCGGAAAGGACATTCTGCAGGCGGATGGCACCCTGGATCGGAAGGAACTGGGACGGTTGATCTTTGCCGACCCGGAGGCTCGCCAGGACCTGAACCGCATCACTCACCCGGCGATTGCATGTCTGGCGGCCGCCCGCATCGCCTCCCTGCAGCGGCAGGGGGCTTTGCTCATTATTTACGAGGCTCCACTCCTTTTCGAGGCGGGAGCGGACAGCCGCGTGGATCGCATCGTTGTGGTAACGGCGCCTGCCGAGGTGCAGCGCCAGCGCCTGATGGCCAGAGATGGCCTGGACGAGCAGGCGGCGCAGACCAGGATCGAGGCGCAGATGCCCCTGGCGGACAAGGTGAAGCGGGCCGATTTCGTCGTGGACAACGCCGGGTCCGTCGATGCTCTTGCCGCAAAAGTCAGGGCTCTCTATGGCCGTCTGCTGGAGCTGGCGCGGAATCGTTCTGCCGGCCCTCCAGAAACTGCAGGCTGA